CGCACCATGCCGCTCAGGCTCTTCCGGCGCCTGCTCCTCACCGCTCTGTTGCTAGTGATCGTCTGGACCCTCTTCGGGCCTTCGGGGTTGGGGGAGGAGCTGCTGAGCCTCTCACTAGcctccctgctcccagcccccGCCTCACCGGGGCCGCCCCTGGCCCTGCCCCGCCTCTTGATCCCCAACCAGGAAGCTTGCGGTGGTCCCGGGGCTCCTCCCTTCCTGCTCATCCTGGTGTGCACGGCTCCGGAAAACCTGAACCAGAGAAACGCCATTCGGGCCTCGTGGGGCGGGCTGCGCGAGGCCCGGGGACTCAGGGTACAGACGCTATTCCTGCTGGGAGAGCCGAACGCACAGCACCCCGTGTGGGGCTCCCAGGGGAACGACCTGGCCTCGGAGTCAGCAGCCCAGGGGGATATCTTGCAGGCCGCCTTCCAGGACTCCTACCGCAACCTCACCCTCAAGACCCTCAGCGGGCTGAACTGGGCTGAGAAACACTGCCCTATGGCCCGATACGTCCTCAAGACGGACGATGATGTGTATGTCAACGTTCCCGAACTGGTATCAGAGCTGGTCTTGCGAGGGGGCCGTTGGGAGCACTGGGAGAGAAGCACGGAACCCCACAGAGAGGCCGAGGTTGGAAATGAACAGCAGGAAGGAGGCCAGGCCTTGCACAGCGAGGAAGTGCCTCTTCTGTACCTGGGCCGGGTGCACTGGCGAGTAAACCCCTCTCGGACACCAGGGGGCAGGCACCGTGTATCAGAGGAGCAGTGGCCTCACACCTGGGGCCCCTTCCCACCCTATGCCTCAGGCACGGGGTATGTGCTGTCAGCGTCTGCTGTGCAGCTCATTCTCAAGGTGGCTAGCCGGGCACCCCCTCTCCCGTTAGAGGATGTCTTTGTGGGGGTCAGTGCCCGACGAGGAGGCCTCGCCCCAACACAGTGTGTCAAGCTGGCTGGTGCCACCCACTACCCACTAGACCGGTGCTGCTATGGGAAATTCCTGCTGACATCCCACAGGCTGGACCCCTGGAAGATGCAGGAAGCCTGGAAGCTGGTGGGTGGCTCTGACGGGGAAAGGACTGCGCCCTTTTGCTCCTGGTTCCAGGGAGTCCTGGGCATCCTGCGGTGTCGAGCAATAGCCTGGCTTCACAGCTGAGAGTGCCTGGGGCCACAGGAAAGGCAGGAACAGGACCTTCTCTCTCCCAGGCCCAACGCAGGGGCCCTCACTGGCTGCAGCTGATCTGTTTCCTCATACCAGATCCTCAGTCTCACTAAAGACAGGGATATGGGAGACACCCAGGGGCCTGGCCCGCCAGCCTGAAAGATGGTCatcaggaagagaaaaagaaaaaaatgctgcagCTGTTCTCTCAAGCTAGGGCAGAAGAGGGCTGTCAAGCTCCTCAATAAACTTGTCTCCACTTCTTCGAGTGCTTTGTGGTCTTCACCAGGACCCCCAGAACAACACAAACCTGGAGACCCCAGAGGCTGCCAGACCCTGCTTCATGGGAAGGACATCTCCAGGGACATGGGAGAGAGGACAGCCTCTCTGAGGAGGAAGGCCCCTAAAAGGCAAAGCTAACGCCACAGCAGCCACAAGGTatgggggtgggggtagaggCAGGACACTGACCCCTCTGATCCTAGAATGGCCTCATGCTGGGCAAGGGGGAGGGGAACAGGTCCACAAGATGATCCAGACACATGATCCAAAAAATCGCTTTCCTCTTTAATACCAACCCACCCCAGGAGCCAGCTGTCCACCCCCAGTTGGGGAAAGGACCACAGTGCCCCACCTCCTTGTTCCAGGGAACACTCTTTTCCCTACAGGTGATCTTGGGGAGAGACTGTTCCCAGGCAACCCTGGAGTCTGGCTCAGCGCACAAATCTGTCCAGGGCAGATGGCCGGGCCCCCGTGGACTTGGCCTTCGCTTCcttatgctgctgctgctgctgctgctgaaggcTCTGCCGGACCTTGTCCTGGGGACCAGAGAGGGGGAGGGCACAGGGACAGTGAGAAGTGGCaggctgacagggcagaggcacAAGCAGGAAGGACAGGGCAGAAGGCACAAGCACTGACACAGGGACAGTGAGAAGTGGCaggctgacagggcagaggcacAAGCAGGAAGCCTGTGGAAGGCCCAGCCCATCCCAGTACTCATCTACCCTGTGTTCCTCATCCAtgaccttcctcttcctcttcaccaGGCTTGCTGTGGAGCTGCGGCCCTTCTGCTTTGGCTTTGGCTGGAAGGGAGCCTTAGCCTCCGGGTCGTAGCCCTGAGGGAGGGGACAGGAGTGAAATCTGTTACAGCCTCGGTCGGAGTCAGGGAACTGGCAGCACCCACCTGCTGGCCACACTTCTGGGGACAAGCCATGGTGGGGAGAGGATGTGGGGGAGAAGACAGGCCTGGGCATTCAGGGGCCTGCTCCATACCAGCCTCTCTATCCGCTCCTTCTTTCCCTGCTCCAGAGAGATGACGTCCACCTCGGCCAGGGCTCGTGGGTCAAGACAAATAAGCTCTGCAGGTACCTGAGGGTTTCACAGAGGGACAGGACTCAGCAAGGAGCCACAGGAGGGTAGCACCAAAAAGGGAAGCCAGGAAGGCTGCTGAACCCCTCTACCCAGGACCCCCAGCATGAGACCTCAGGATAGCTTTCTCTACCTCCAACCCAAAACCACATGCATGCCTTCCCCAGCAGCAGGGGCCTCACAACCATGCTGAACACCAACCAGCAGGGGAACCTCACCTTCTCTAACAGGGGCAATCTCACCCTCTCCGCCAGGGGGAACACTGACCCTCTCCAGGAGAGGGGAACCTCACCCTCTCCAGCAGGGGGAACCTGACCTTCTCCAGGAAGTCTCCAGGAGGGGGGAACCTCACCCTCTCCAGGAGGGGGGAGCCTGACCCTCTCCAGCAGAGGGGAACCTCACCCTCTCCAGCAAGGCAGCCTCACCTTCTCTAGCAGGGCCTTCACCTCCCACTCCTGGCGTTGCTTCCGGCTTCTGTAAGGATTACTCTCCAGGCCATCAAAGTTGGGCTCACCGGCCcctgaagggagggagggaggagcacgGAGCCGTAAGGAAAGACCTAAGTCCAACAGCTCCAGCCCAACCAATCCCCCAGCTCCTGGATGTCTCAGGCCCAAACTTCCACCCAGAGTTCATTCACTTCAAGCCCCATCCCTGGCCCACTCACCAGGGACCAGCATGCTGGTGATGCCCCCACTGTGCCCCACCCCTAGCACATCTTCAAAGGGGCAGAACTGAAGGCCATGCACAGGGCCTGAGAGCCGGTGGGTGAGGTACGGCTGTTCAAGGGAGGGTGGGCTGgccttgccctgccctgcccagatGTTGACAACGTCACCCATTCCCGCCACCAGCAGTCCCCTCTGGGAGAAGGCCAGGTGCCCTGCTCCATGGGGCAGGGTCCGAGTGCTCAGAGGCTGGTAGGTCCCTCTCAAGTCAAAGATCTTCAGCTGGTGGTCTAGGCCAGAGGTGGCCATGTACCTGGTGAGAAAAGAGGGATCAATTAATCTGTCAGTAAATGGGTTTACCAAGCAAGCTGTGGCCAAGTCCAGGCATCAAGTCTGGCTGGGGAGAAAAAGATTAATAGTAATAACCACTACCATCACCCTGAACACTCCACAGGCATCCTCTTGGTTAAGCTGCACACAActcttactatttttatttccctttaagaggtgaggaaactgaagctcagggaaAGGAAAGCTAGGTCAGTGGAGGGTCAGACCTATCTCTTTAGCATCTGCCTCTCATTTGCTAACACCACACAGCCCTCTCAAGACACGGGAGTCAAAAGGGGCACCCACACGACAGGCTGCACCTAAATGTGCTGTGTCCCCCTGTATACACATGCAGCACACAGCCCAGCAAGGGGAAAGAGCATCTGCAGTGGTCAGAAAGGCTTCATGGGAAAGGTGGGATTTGACCCATTCTAAGTAATTCTCAAAAAAGTACAGGAAAGAGATACACAGCAGGTTCACATGCATTAACACCAGAGTGTGGAGACtgagagggaagcagaggttatgtTAGCAGGATTGGTGGGAAACATGGTCAGGAAAACCAGGAGCAGAAAATTTGTGGGATTTCTTTAAAGTCAGACCGAGGACCCACAGCTCACAATCCCAACGTTGCTCTCTGGCAATGACAAATCACAAACTGAAGGCTCCAAGGACTTGAGAAGACCGACTCAGAAAGTGGTGAAGTAACCCTTGGTCTGCCCCTCTGTGTGCTTTccctggaaggagggagggaaggttgGGACCAAATCCTCTCCAGGAATCATGTACTGCATAAGTTGTTTACTTTCAGAAgttggagtttcttttctttttttgagacagggtctcactctgttgcccaagctggagtgcagtggcgtgaccttggctcaccgcagcctccgcctccctggttcaagtgattcttgtgcctcagcctcccaagtagctgggattacaggcatgcaccaccacggctaatttttgcgtttttagtagagtcggggtttcgccatgttggccatgctgatcttgaactcctggcctcaaatgacctcctctgcctcccaaagtgctgggattacaggtgaggtTGGAGTTTCTATGTTCAAGTTATTCCTTAACGAGGGAAGCTGAAGGGGAACCAGCCAGGTAGGGGATGTATGTTTGCCAAGAGGCCAAGGACTCTCTTTTGCCTTGGCTGTGAACCCAGAAGAAGGGAACTAAAGAGTTTTTATGAGCAGAGACTTGCACAGTGACGGAGCCCAAGGCAGGCCCAACCGGATACTTCCGACAAGATAATCAGGGCCCTGACTTTACCACAGAGAAAGGCCATCAGTGCAAACCAGGAATTACTGAGCGCTCCTGGAACACAGGGTCACATCCTTTGGTGAACTAACAACTCAAGGATGCATACTGGCTCTTCTCCCCTCCACATACCCATCTATGGGATCCCCTGGGTAAAGACTAGCCTAGTGCCAGATGGGAGTCTGGGCCATACTACTGTACTACTAAACTTGCAAGCAGCAGTTCGGCTCTGAGAAGTCAACCCAGTCCAATCCTAATGCAGGCTACCAGAACACCTCTTATGAAAGATGGTCGGCTTCATCGCTGGAGTCCCCGTGGCCTATCTGACAAGCTCCTGAGAAGGACCAGAGAAAAGCAGGGATGGGCTGAAGATCACAAGGACCAGAGCTGTTCAGCATCAAGGTGTTGTTTAAACTTCAGGCCTCAGCTAACTAGTGATTAAGCGCTAAGCAGAGGAGTGGCTGACCcaggtagcccatggagggcaagctaCAGCTTTGGCCCAGTGGCCCAGAGAGGGCAGAAACCCTTGGGCAGGCTTTCCGACTCTCCTAGAGCCAGGCTGGTATAGATATGGAGTAAAAAGGGCAGAACCAAATCACTTGTTCACAAAGATACAATTacagaggccaggagcagtggctcaggcctataatcccagcactttgggagaccagatgggcggatcacaaggtcaggagttcgagaccagcctggccaacatagtgaaattccatctctattaaaaatacaaaaactagctgcacgcagtggcacgcatctgtagtcccagctcctcagaggctgaggcagaagaatcacttgagcctaggaggctaaggttgcagtgaaccgagatcgtgtccctgcactccagcctgggtgacagatcaagactccatctcgaaaaataataataaataaataaatgcatcacCTGGCCAGTCATTCTCAAAAACCATAGCcatggccgggtacagtggctcatgcctgtaatcccagcactttgggaggctgaagcaggtggatcacaatgtcaggagttcaagaccagcctggccaagatggtgaaaccccgtctctactaaaaatttaaaaattaaccgggcgtggtggcgggtgcatgtaatcccagctactcaggaggctgaggcaggacaatcacttgaacccccggggacagaggttgcagtgagattgtgccactgcactccagcctgggtgacagagtgagactctgtctcaaaaaaaaaaaaaccacagccaCAAGTTTTTATACCCAAAGGGTAACTGGAGCACCACGCCAAGGCAGGCTCAATGATTCATCCTTTTATCTCCAGAACTTCAGCACAGAGCCCCGCCCACAGCAGATGCCCAGTGAATACCTGACGAAAGGaatcagagaaaaatacaaatcagagAGAACAGCTGTGGAAAATGCAGATACTCTCTCAGGAACAACAGAAATCCAAAGCAGACACCATCTCTACCCCTCACATCAGCCAGACCTGGAGAGAACGATCATCTTGAACAACAATGATGAATTGTACAGCACTCCCTATTTGCTAAGCACTGTGCTAAACTATATGCCTTAACTCATCTTAATGTCTACAACAGCTTTTTATAAGGGCTTTAAACTAGGGCTTGGTAAACTACTGCCCATGGGCCAAACCTGGCCCATCATCTAGTTCTGTATAGCCCACAAgccaagaatggtttttacatttttaagtggttgaaaaaaaaatcaaaagaatattttgagACTGTGAAAACtgtatgaaattcaaattccagtatccacaaataaagttttattggaacatggccCTCACTATTTACTTACACCGTGGCTGCTTTTGCTCTACAACACACAGCCGAGTGGTCATGACAGAGACTACGGCATCCTGATTTGCACTCCTGCTTTGTGCACTACAAGTCACAGTGACAGAGTCATAAGTGCTTCACAGCATTTTGAGCACCTCACATATCACCTATCATTACCTAACTGTGTGAAAAGACGTTTTCAAAGATGAAATACATGAAATCTCTAGAGATCTGCATGAATATGAGTATCTACAGTCAAATTTGATCATTTGGAACACTAACTTTGTACATGAACTAGGCAAAATGTTATCCTCAAAAAGAAATTCAGTTCTTCCCATTAGTAAATCTGTATTACACAAATATcatatttaggccgggcgcggtggctcaagcctgtaatcccagcactttgggaggccgagacgggtggatcacgaggtcaggagatcaagaccatcctggctaacatggtgaaaccctgtctctaccaaaaaaaacacaaaaaactagccgggcgaggtggcgggctcctgtagtcccagctgctccggaggctgaggcaggagaatggcgtaaacctgggaggcggagcgtgcagtgagctgagattgggccactgcactccagcctgggcgacagagcgagattccgtttcaaaaaaaaaaaaaaaaaatcatatttattattattttttaagacagggtctccctctgttgccgaTGCGAGAGTACAGTgggatgatcacagctcactgcagccttaacctcctgtgctgaagtgatcctcccacctgagcctcctgagtagctgggactacaggcatgcaccaccacccctgcctaatttttctatctttgtagagacagagttttgccatgtcacccaagctggtttcgaacttctgggctcatgcgatctgcccacctcagcctaccaaagtgttaagattacaagcatgagctactgtgtccagcctcatattatgtttaacctttttttttttttttttttggagacggagttttgctcttgttgcccaggttggagtgcaatggcacaatctcggctcactgcaacctctgcctcccaggttcaagcgattcttctgcctcagcctcccaagttgctgggattacaggcccctgctacaacacccagctaattttgtggatttttagtagagacagggttttgccatgttggccaggctagtctcgaactcctgacctcaggtgatccacccgcctcagcctccaaagtgctgggattacaggcgtgagccattgcacctggccatattatgtttaattttataacttaaaaatgtgtgggccgggtgcagtggctcacagctgtaatcccagcactttgggaagccgaggcaggcagatcacctgaagtcaggagttcaagaccagcctggccaacatggtaaaatcccgtctctacaaaaaaatgcaaaaattagctggtcatgatggcaggtgcctataatcccaactacttgggagactgaggcagaagagtcgcttgaacccaggaggcagaggttgcagtgagctgagatcacgccactacactccagcctgggagacagagcaagactacatctctctcaaaagatttaaaaaaaaaaaaaaggtctggcgcagtggctcacgcctgtaatcccagcactttgggaggctgagacgggcagatcacttgagatcaggaattcgagaccagcctgaccaacatggtgaaaccctgtctctattaaaaatacaaaaattagccaggtgttgtgctgggtgcctgtagtcccagctcttcgggaggccaaggcaggagaatcacttgaacctaagaggcggaggttgcagtgagctgacattgtgccattgcactccagcctgggcgtcagagcgagactccatctcaaaaaaaaaaattgtgataatttgttttctcttggtaTTTAAATACCAACACAGTACCCTTTGATTTTACTTCTTATCagcaaatcataaaatatttactatatgactctttacagaaaaagtttgtggACCCTTGAACTAGACACTCATATTTCCATTTTTGGGGTGAGAAAACTGTGGTACACAAAGGTTATGCCATATGCCCATACTTACAAGGCCCATCAGTGGTAACATTGTGATTTAAACCTGGGCATCCCGGCTTTAGAGTCTGTGCTCCTAAAGCACACTACCTTCCACAACTTTCTGCCCACCTAACACCTCATCCCACCAGTAACTTACGTGCCTGTAGAATCTACTGCCACAGCCCGGACCCCACCACGATGACAGAGAATCTTTGCCAGTGGCTCCTTCATAGCTGGACTCCATAAAGACACAGTACCTGGAAGAGAAGAAGAACCAAAGTTGCTAATACAAACCTGACCCTGAGATTATTAAACCTGGGAAAGATGGGAACTCAAGACCAAGAGAtaacaaaaaagggaaataaaagggtAACTTTAAGGGACTCATGAAGTATAAATATAGAAGAAACGCAAGTCAGGATGGTCGGAGAGTCAAAACTAAGCCAGGTACTGACCATTGCTGTGTCCGAGATGGATGACGGCATTGTAAGGGTTCTGACTCATGACATCGAGCCGCCCAGCTCGAGCATTCAGAGCTGCCACGATCTTCCCCACTGATACATCCAGGTAGGTCAGAAACCCTGTTTCtgactgagaaagagagagacagagagaatgacCCAGTCCTGATTGCCCTCTGTATTCCCTCTCCTGGGGTCCTAAAGGAGAAGTGGTCATCCCAAGGGCTGCCACCCAGTTCCTGAGCTCCACGGCCACTCACAGCTGTAGCCAGGAGGAAGTGGAAGGGCAGGAACTCAAGCCGTGTCACTCGGTCACACCGGCGGATACAGTGGAGTTCAATGCCCTGATTGTCATAGATGTGGAGCCAGCGGTTCTGGGCAACAGCAAGCAGTGCCTCAGAATGGAGAAACCTGGGGGAGAGGAAGAGTGGTTCAACTGGGAAATGAGGTTATAGGCTATCATTCAATCAAGGATGGACTATCTCACCCCTACTGACTGCTGACAATGAGGCCACTGACCGGATGTCCCGCACTGCCTCCATGACGTTGATCTCGCACATAAGCTTCTTTGTTACCCAGTCAAGGGCAGCCACATGACCTCGGCGCCCTCCAAAAGCCAGGTGTCTGTTGGAGGTGAGGGGCAGGCAGGGTGTTAAGGCAGGGGACCACCGACTCAGACGACTTGAGGTCTGCCCCATGCCAGCCCCATCTCTCCAGGTGGGCAGACACATGTTGCTCCAGGTGCTCACCCTCACACCCAAGCAAATGGAAGGACCCTCCCCTCATCAACAACCCAAACATACACTGCGAATGGCTGAAGTGGGCATGGCTAAAGTGGTTAAGGAAACACATCTTAGTTCAAGAGTCACTAGAATTCAACCTTACCTTCCAGTTCGAGAGTAGTTTAGTCTGTAGGGCCCAAATTGCCTCAGATTCaagtcaaagtgctgggaaagagaagagtgaaaaaaaaaaaaaaaaaaatgagtaccCTGCAGTAACGGCCTTCTTCTAGCCCCCATTCCTCTCTTGTCCTGCACCACCAATCAATCCCTTGGCTCCTTTACCTCCTCAGGCTCACCTTGGCTGCACTGGCAATGTCCACTGCCTCCACAATGTCAGCCTGGCATATCTTTGCTGTGTCTTCCCCATCCTCCCCTTCCAGAAACCTGAAAACAAGGGTTAGGATAGCAGTAAAGTTTCCCAATATGAAGCAAGTGTACCAACATAAAAACGAGAAAAGACAGTCCTATAAGGCAGGGATTGGGGGTCCAGATTAGGGCCCACTCACCCAGGTTCCTCAGCAAGCAGCAGCTCAGAACGAGCAGCTTTGATACTTGTTTCCTCTTCTTCAGCTTCAGCCACCTCAAGTCGGCTTCGAGTTTTGGCTTTAGAACGTGGTAGCTATAACATTGTTGGTGGGGAGGAGTGGCAGAAGAACCATAGGATTAGTGGGGTCACAGGAGAGCTACCTGGCCCAGCCTCCATTCAACTCACCCAGACACTCCCTGCCTCCAACACTTCCCAACTCTCCGGCTGGACCTCACCTTTCGGGATTTGTCAATGCGACAGAACTTCTGGACCACCTCCACAGGgacgggggcggggcctgggaaTGGATCTTGGGCCTAGGGGAAAGGAGAACGCAGTTAGTAGACAGCCTTGGATTGACCCCCAACCCTTTCAAAGCACAAGGCGGCCTGCCTCGCCACCCATCAGGTTCCACATTCACCCCGGACAAGCTCCGCTGGGACTCCGGGTTCTTCCATTCTCGGCGTTTCTTCGGGACCTGAGGCTTCTTAGAGATCCGAGACTTCTTTAATATGTGAGCATTTTTTGGTCTCTGAGGACGGCGCTCCCGATTCTTCTTGTTACAAGGAGGCCCTGAAGAGGCTCCGTCTGTAGTCGGAACGGTCTCTTCCTCCCAGTATCGCCGCAGTTTCTACAAGCAGATCAGGAACTCTGATACTCCGCACCCACGCCCCGCCCCCACGACCCCGCAGCAAAAAACTTCCTTTCCCACCCAGGGAGGCCGATACCTTTCTCTTGGtctgaagtttgtctttcttgGGCGGGACATCCGTGCCCGGCTTGGGGGCTGTCTCCACCTCGCCCATCCGAACGGCGATCCACGTGCAAAACTCCTCTCAGCTGCCCCACAGTCGGCTTGAAAACTCCCGGAAGTCCTCTATCCTTCATCCAATCAGCAGTGTACCAGGTCTGAAGCTCTCTAGGCACCATCTTGAGTGAGGGCACGCTCTCCTTAGAGGGGCGGAAGAGCTCTTGGCACCTTATCGCGAGCGGCAGCTTATGCAAGAGTGACTTACAAAAGAAAGGCAGGTCCGGGACCAGGGGCTAAGTAGCGGTGCGGTTTCTTTTTCCGGGTTAGTTTCCCCATCTTGCCTGAAAATATCCGAGTCCAGTCTTTTTAGCAGAACTCCACTCGCTAAACATGTCAGAACTACACTTCCCATCAAGGGTCAGAAAGAAACTTCCGGCGCAGTCTTTTCCCACCATTCCTCGTTTACTTCCGGGTTTATTACTACTGAAAGCAGAACGTGAATAGGTTAGGATTTCGGTTGAGAGGCTTATGGTCTAGCGTTTCGCCCACCATATCCTGGGAACGGGGTGGAGTCGATACCCGGGACGGGGGGGAGGTGGCTGTGCCCCTCAGGGCTGCCTCTCAAGAGTGCTATCATTTCCGCAGGCGAGATCAGAAAAGGGAGCTCAGGTACCTTCCAGAGAGTGAGACGCAGCGCCCTTGTCTCGCTCCCCGTAGGCTTTCATCCCTGCCATGGCGGAGCTGATCCAGAAGAAGCTGCAGGGAGAAGTGGAGAAATATCAACAGCTACAGAAGGGTAAGGGAGCAGGGTCGGTATGGCCTCGCCCAATGCACTCACAACCCAAAGCCATTACCGAGATAAGGTTTGTTGCCCCATCTGGGCCCTCGCGTGCAGAGACTTTCCCGCTTCAGTACTCTTCCCTATTCACTGACCCGCTGCCCCCATCTTTTTCTGCTTCCTCAGATCCATATCCACCTGACTAGGATTGATGTTTCTAATCTTGCCTTTCCTCTTATCCCCAGACTTGAGTAAATCCATGTCGGGGAGGCAGAAACTTGAAGCACAACTAACAGAAAATAATAT
This genomic window from Chlorocebus sabaeus isolate Y175 chromosome 17, mChlSab1.0.hap1, whole genome shotgun sequence contains:
- the WDR46 gene encoding WD repeat-containing protein 46, producing the protein MGEVETAPKPGTDVPPKKDKLQTKRKKLRRYWEEETVPTTDGASSGPPCNKKNRERRPQRPKNAHILKKSRISKKPQVPKKRREWKNPESQRSLSGAQDPFPGPAPVPVEVVQKFCRIDKSRKLPRSKAKTRSRLEVAEAEEEETSIKAARSELLLAEEPGFLEGEDGEDTAKICQADIVEAVDIASAAKHFDLNLRQFGPYRLNYSRTGRHLAFGGRRGHVAALDWVTKKLMCEINVMEAVRDIRFLHSEALLAVAQNRWLHIYDNQGIELHCIRRCDRVTRLEFLPFHFLLATASETGFLTYLDVSVGKIVAALNARAGRLDVMSQNPYNAVIHLGHSNGTVSLWSPAMKEPLAKILCHRGGVRAVAVDSTGTYMATSGLDHQLKIFDLRGTYQPLSTRTLPHGAGHLAFSQRGLLVAGMGDVVNIWAGQGKASPPSLEQPYLTHRLSGPVHGLQFCPFEDVLGVGHSGGITSMLVPGAGEPNFDGLESNPYRSRKQRQEWEVKALLEKVPAELICLDPRALAEVDVISLEQGKKERIERLGYDPEAKAPFQPKPKQKGRSSTASLVKRKRKVMDEEHRDKVRQSLQQQQQQQHKEAKAKSTGARPSALDRFVR
- the B3GALT4 gene encoding beta-1,3-galactosyltransferase 4 produces the protein MPLRLFRRLLLTALLLVIVWTLFGPSGLGEELLSLSLASLLPAPASPGPPLALPRLLIPNQEACGGPGAPPFLLILVCTAPENLNQRNAIRASWGGLREARGLRVQTLFLLGEPNAQHPVWGSQGNDLASESAAQGDILQAAFQDSYRNLTLKTLSGLNWAEKHCPMARYVLKTDDDVYVNVPELVSELVLRGGRWEHWERSTEPHREAEVGNEQQEGGQALHSEEVPLLYLGRVHWRVNPSRTPGGRHRVSEEQWPHTWGPFPPYASGTGYVLSASAVQLILKVASRAPPLPLEDVFVGVSARRGGLAPTQCVKLAGATHYPLDRCCYGKFLLTSHRLDPWKMQEAWKLVGGSDGERTAPFCSWFQGVLGILRCRAIAWLHS